A single genomic interval of Chloracidobacterium validum harbors:
- a CDS encoding ATP-dependent helicase, translating to MHPLLDGLNPEQRLAVTTTDGPLLVIAGAGSGKTRVIVHRMAYLLDQGLARPEQILAVTFTNKAALEMKERVHQLVPPTRRRGELLVSTFHSFCVRVLRRHLDRFGGTYTRDFTIYDTDDQGRLVKACLKELGLDEKQFPPRMIQSAISAAKNRGDTPDTLPPSSDPKRDAIVRTFRLYEARLAAANALDFDDLLLLTVRLLRRFPDVADDYNDRFRYLLIDEYQDTNPPQFNLVRLLTQRQQNLCVVGDPDQSIYKFRAADIRNILDFERHYPQAKTITLARNYRSTKTILRAANAVIRHNRARREKSLTTQNATGEPIRCVVAPDAEAEADFVVGEIIRWQRQREHLPEADTRAAVLYRTNAQSRLFEEACRRRGLPYVLVGGFSFYQRAEIKDALAYLRLLLNPHDDAAFDRIVNVPARGIGKATLDILTARASQTGVSRWTATEHLLAEGSLGGRALTALSSFVSLMRGLQAMVEGATLADLLQAVVKRSGYLDMLAQEGTLEAESRKQNLEELITAAAEADERGESLRAFLDQAALVADTDLLVEQARVTLMTIHSAKGLEFPLVFIAGLEEDLFPHARAAVDPEELEEERRLFYVAVTRAKQQLYLTQAERRRVYGEEKPTDPSRFLDELPEDALAISAWAGVRAQTASAPDGRFEPASRPIGETPWRRDGSPEPRRARPGSSARPMADAPDRQGFKVGDRVEHATFGVGQIVRVADGKLDIAFPGKGIKRFVTEAAPLTKLARR from the coding sequence ATGCATCCCCTACTCGATGGACTCAATCCAGAACAGCGCTTGGCCGTCACGACGACCGACGGCCCACTGCTGGTCATCGCCGGGGCTGGCTCCGGCAAAACGCGGGTGATTGTTCACCGCATGGCTTATTTGCTTGACCAGGGACTGGCGCGCCCGGAGCAAATTCTGGCGGTGACCTTCACCAACAAAGCCGCGCTCGAGATGAAAGAGCGCGTTCACCAGCTTGTCCCACCCACGCGCCGACGGGGTGAGCTGCTGGTTTCGACCTTTCACAGTTTTTGCGTCCGAGTCCTGCGGCGGCATCTCGACCGCTTTGGCGGAACCTATACGCGCGACTTCACCATCTACGACACGGACGACCAGGGGCGGCTCGTCAAAGCCTGCTTGAAAGAACTCGGACTCGATGAAAAGCAGTTTCCCCCGCGAATGATTCAGTCTGCCATCAGCGCCGCCAAAAATCGGGGCGACACCCCGGACACCCTGCCGCCAAGCTCAGACCCGAAGCGCGACGCCATCGTCCGAACCTTCCGCCTCTACGAGGCGCGCCTGGCCGCGGCCAACGCGCTCGATTTCGATGATCTGCTCCTGCTGACCGTCCGCTTGCTCCGGCGTTTCCCGGACGTGGCCGACGACTACAACGACCGGTTCCGCTACCTGCTCATTGATGAATATCAAGACACGAACCCGCCGCAGTTCAACTTGGTTCGGTTGCTGACGCAGCGGCAACAGAATTTGTGTGTCGTGGGTGACCCGGACCAGTCCATCTACAAGTTCCGCGCTGCCGACATTCGCAACATCCTCGATTTCGAGCGTCACTACCCACAGGCGAAAACCATCACGCTGGCGCGGAACTACCGCTCGACGAAAACCATTCTCAGAGCCGCCAACGCGGTGATTCGCCACAACCGCGCACGACGAGAAAAAAGCCTCACGACGCAGAACGCCACCGGCGAGCCAATCCGATGCGTGGTCGCCCCGGACGCCGAAGCCGAGGCCGATTTCGTGGTGGGTGAAATCATTCGCTGGCAGCGGCAGCGTGAACACTTGCCTGAAGCCGACACGCGCGCGGCGGTGCTCTATCGGACAAACGCCCAGTCGCGGTTGTTTGAGGAGGCCTGTCGGCGCCGCGGCTTGCCCTATGTTTTGGTGGGCGGGTTTTCGTTCTATCAGCGGGCAGAAATCAAGGATGCCCTGGCGTATCTGCGTTTGTTGCTCAATCCACACGACGACGCGGCTTTTGATCGGATTGTCAACGTGCCGGCGCGGGGCATTGGCAAGGCAACGCTCGACATTCTGACGGCCCGGGCGTCCCAGACTGGCGTTTCACGGTGGACGGCCACCGAACACCTCCTTGCGGAAGGCAGCTTGGGTGGGCGCGCGCTGACGGCACTGAGCAGTTTCGTGAGCCTGATGCGTGGACTCCAGGCGATGGTCGAGGGCGCAACGCTGGCCGACCTGTTGCAGGCCGTCGTGAAACGGTCTGGCTACCTGGACATGCTTGCCCAGGAAGGCACGCTCGAAGCTGAAAGCCGCAAGCAAAACCTCGAAGAACTCATCACCGCGGCCGCCGAAGCCGACGAGCGTGGCGAGTCGCTACGCGCCTTTCTGGACCAAGCGGCGCTGGTCGCTGACACGGATCTGCTTGTCGAACAGGCCCGCGTGACGCTCATGACGATTCACAGCGCCAAAGGCTTGGAATTCCCCTTGGTTTTTATCGCCGGTCTGGAAGAAGACCTCTTCCCCCATGCGCGCGCCGCCGTTGATCCGGAAGAACTCGAAGAAGAACGACGGTTGTTTTACGTTGCCGTCACGCGCGCCAAGCAACAACTATACCTGACCCAGGCTGAGCGGCGGCGTGTGTATGGTGAGGAGAAGCCCACTGATCCATCGCGGTTTCTCGACGAACTGCCGGAAGACGCGCTCGCCATCAGCGCCTGGGCAGGCGTCCGCGCCCAGACGGCATCTGCTCCGGATGGACGGTTTGAACCGGCCTCCCGTCCGATTGGTGAAACCCCTTGGAGGCGAGATGGCTCCCCTGAGCCGAGGCGCGCGCGTCCGGGCAGTTCGGCCCGCCCGATGGCAGACGCCCCAGACCGCCAGGGCTTCAAGGTCGGGGATCGGGTTGAACACGCTACCTTTGGTGTGGGACAAATCGTTCGCGTCGCGGATGGCAAGCTCGACATTGCTTTTCCGGGCAAGGGCATCAAGCGATTTGTGACGGAAGCCGCGCCGTTGACCAAGCTGGCGCGGCGGTGA
- the lptB gene encoding LPS export ABC transporter ATP-binding protein: MQVVEPGDETASLPEKTVTLTVQRLRKAYRGREVVSDVSLAIQCGEVVGLLGPNGAGKTTTFAMIVGLETPDAGIIALDDEDITGLPMYRRARRGIGYLPQEASIFRKLTVENNILAILETLNLSATERQTRLEALLDELDIAHVRRTMGYAVSGGERRRTEIARCLAIEPKFILLDEPFAGIDPKAVIEIQGIVARLRKKGIGVLITDHNVRETLAITDRAYIISEGRIFRAGKPAELTTDEEVRQVYLGESFRL; this comes from the coding sequence TTGCAAGTCGTCGAGCCGGGCGATGAAACTGCCTCGCTTCCAGAAAAAACGGTGACCCTTACCGTACAACGTCTGCGGAAAGCGTACCGCGGCCGTGAGGTTGTCTCCGACGTCAGCCTGGCCATTCAGTGTGGTGAAGTCGTTGGATTGCTGGGTCCAAACGGTGCCGGGAAAACGACCACCTTTGCCATGATCGTTGGCTTGGAAACGCCCGACGCCGGCATCATCGCCCTGGATGATGAGGACATTACGGGGCTGCCGATGTACCGGCGGGCGCGCCGTGGCATTGGCTACCTGCCCCAGGAGGCTTCTATCTTTCGGAAACTCACCGTCGAAAACAACATTCTTGCCATTCTTGAAACGCTCAATCTTTCAGCCACCGAACGCCAGACGCGACTCGAGGCGCTGTTGGATGAACTCGACATCGCCCACGTCCGGCGAACGATGGGCTACGCCGTTTCCGGTGGAGAGCGACGCCGGACCGAAATCGCCCGTTGTTTAGCCATCGAGCCTAAGTTCATCCTGCTGGATGAACCCTTTGCCGGCATAGACCCCAAGGCTGTGATTGAGATTCAAGGCATCGTAGCGCGGCTGCGCAAGAAGGGGATTGGCGTGCTGATTACCGACCACAACGTGCGAGAAACCCTCGCCATCACCGATCGGGCTTATATCATTAGTGAAGGCCGCATTTTTCGGGCTGGCAAGCCGGCCGAGCTGACCACGGACGAAGAAGTGCGGCAGGTTTACCTTGGAGAAAGCTTCCGACTCTAG
- a CDS encoding rhomboid family intramembrane serine protease, whose protein sequence is MRRVFDDPPLGVGGPLPGVMFLMAATTVMVVVRALLPAAPFFFLPEAVVSGAVWQFLTATVTPLTPFGWLIGLLVLYLFGNVIERMLGTGRFLLLCFGGGAAAYLGTLATAMGVGLLLPSPVPSFIFAASSATLFSLMVGVFAARLWHTPTFFNFVQLRGRTIFYVSAAIDIVFLLYGYPDSVSALWALGVGFLTVRGPELTGFRTAWDWVTGPFRRWRIRRKYKNFRVVESEMQRMWDDLEERLNREDRSPRR, encoded by the coding sequence ATGCGCCGTGTTTTTGATGATCCACCTTTGGGCGTTGGCGGTCCGTTGCCGGGTGTGATGTTTCTGATGGCCGCGACAACGGTTATGGTGGTGGTGCGGGCGCTCCTACCGGCCGCCCCGTTCTTCTTCTTGCCAGAAGCCGTTGTGAGCGGCGCGGTGTGGCAATTCCTCACGGCCACGGTGACCCCCCTGACGCCGTTTGGGTGGTTGATTGGGTTACTGGTGCTGTATCTCTTTGGGAATGTGATTGAGCGCATGCTCGGCACGGGGCGCTTTTTGCTGCTGTGTTTTGGCGGTGGAGCCGCCGCCTACCTGGGGACGCTGGCGACCGCCATGGGCGTCGGCCTGCTGCTGCCGTCGCCGGTGCCATCGTTTATATTTGCCGCCAGTTCAGCGACACTGTTTTCGCTCATGGTGGGCGTTTTTGCAGCCCGTCTGTGGCATACGCCGACGTTCTTCAATTTCGTACAGCTCCGCGGTCGGACAATTTTTTACGTCTCGGCTGCCATTGACATCGTCTTTTTGCTCTATGGCTACCCAGACTCCGTTTCGGCGCTGTGGGCGCTGGGCGTGGGTTTTCTGACGGTTCGGGGCCCTGAGTTGACTGGTTTCCGCACGGCTTGGGACTGGGTAACGGGACCGTTCCGCCGGTGGCGCATTCGTCGTAAGTACAAGAACTTTCGCGTTGTCGAGTCGGAAATGCAGCGAATGTGGGACGATTTGGAGGAGCGCCTGAACCGTGAAGACCGAAGCCCGCGCCGCTAG
- the rpoN gene encoding RNA polymerase factor sigma-54 translates to MMNLRPQLAPRTEQRLGLVLTPQMRQRIEMLSMTLTDLVELTTQEMAENPILEEADPHEPAEGLTLTDDGLPEADGLADGELTTLGLTNGAVDGQPTMLATEGEALPDGPSEPDADSELTGNEPTESPDPFAEIDFGATFEHYLDPGYRALGEYEEREEYALENRLKQHLTLHEHLQSQINLLQVPAEVRAAAEAIAASLDERGFLVDTNEEIAAIGGWPLDVVETARQIVQRLDPVGCASRDVRECFVTQLEQRGAGDRLAVRLVSEHLDRLTPFRRTELAKLLGVSPDAIAEEIALIRQLEPFPGRRFTRIGEGLLNGAQLIQPEIVIEKLGNEYIIRFNDDGLPQLRINAKYYRILENPNASREEREYVRDRLRAAIDLMRNIDYRRRTIYRICEAIIARQRDFLDHGPTHIKPMLLKDIAEQVGIHLSTVSRVVNGKYVQTPLGIFELRRFFTEGLTNDDGESVSTDIIKLKIKKLIADEDPREPLTDDEVARILARDGQRISRRTVAKYRDQMHIPGSRERRAMTN, encoded by the coding sequence ATGATGAACCTGCGTCCACAACTCGCGCCCCGCACGGAGCAACGCCTTGGGCTGGTGCTTACGCCCCAGATGCGGCAACGCATCGAAATGCTAAGCATGACGTTGACCGATCTGGTTGAGTTGACCACACAGGAGATGGCTGAAAATCCGATTCTGGAGGAAGCCGACCCGCATGAGCCAGCCGAAGGCTTGACCCTGACCGATGATGGCTTGCCAGAGGCAGATGGCCTGGCCGACGGTGAGCTGACCACCCTTGGGCTGACGAATGGGGCCGTGGATGGCCAACCCACCATGCTTGCCACCGAAGGTGAAGCCTTGCCCGACGGGCCATCCGAGCCAGACGCCGATTCGGAGCTGACGGGCAACGAACCCACCGAGTCACCTGACCCGTTTGCCGAAATAGACTTTGGCGCGACCTTTGAGCATTACCTCGACCCAGGCTATCGGGCGCTGGGGGAGTATGAGGAACGCGAAGAATATGCGCTCGAAAATCGGCTCAAACAGCATCTGACACTTCACGAGCACCTCCAGTCGCAAATCAACCTGCTACAGGTGCCGGCGGAAGTTCGGGCGGCGGCCGAAGCGATTGCCGCCAGCCTGGATGAACGCGGCTTTTTGGTGGACACCAACGAAGAAATTGCCGCCATTGGCGGGTGGCCGCTCGATGTCGTCGAAACCGCCCGCCAGATTGTGCAACGGCTCGATCCGGTGGGCTGCGCTTCGCGCGATGTGCGTGAATGTTTTGTGACGCAGCTCGAACAACGCGGGGCTGGCGACCGCCTCGCCGTGCGGCTGGTGAGCGAACATCTCGACCGCCTCACGCCGTTCCGGCGGACTGAGCTGGCCAAGTTGCTTGGCGTCAGCCCCGATGCCATCGCGGAAGAAATAGCGCTGATTCGTCAGCTCGAACCTTTTCCCGGCCGGCGTTTCACGCGGATTGGCGAAGGCCTGCTCAATGGGGCGCAACTCATCCAGCCGGAAATTGTGATTGAAAAGCTTGGCAATGAATACATCATTCGTTTCAACGATGATGGGCTGCCGCAGTTGCGCATCAACGCCAAGTATTACCGTATTTTGGAAAACCCAAACGCTTCGCGTGAGGAGCGCGAGTACGTCCGCGACCGGCTGCGCGCGGCCATTGACCTGATGCGCAACATTGATTACCGCCGCCGGACGATCTACCGGATTTGCGAGGCCATCATCGCCCGCCAACGGGACTTTCTCGACCACGGGCCGACCCATATCAAGCCGATGCTGCTCAAGGACATCGCCGAACAGGTAGGGATTCACCTTTCGACCGTCAGCCGGGTGGTCAACGGAAAATACGTCCAGACGCCACTGGGTATCTTTGAACTGCGCCGCTTTTTCACGGAAGGCCTGACCAATGATGATGGCGAGTCAGTCTCGACCGACATCATCAAGCTGAAAATCAAGAAACTCATTGCCGACGAAGACCCACGCGAACCACTCACGGATGATGAGGTTGCTCGCATTCTGGCCCGCGACGGGCAACGCATCTCGCGGCGGACGGTGGCGAAATACCGTGACCAGATGCATATTCCCGGTTCCCGTGAACGCCGAGCCATGACCAACTAA
- a CDS encoding SAM hydrolase/SAM-dependent halogenase family protein — protein sequence MSKRPLMTLLTDFGTMDHFIAAMKGVILNIHRDVDIVDISHDIPPHDVFAAAFVLNNAMSYFPRFTTHIAIVDPTVGSARRPILVMTDNYNFIGPDNGIFSYIYQSETVNRVIHITADYYFRQPVCPTFHGRDVFAPIAGYLAKGVDPQKMGEPITDYVRFDVPRPDVSDPKRLRGAILHIDRFGNCFTNFTKEHIQLSALRAGGKFIVIHPQDPAKSREVTKVVTHYAEAQPNELFALFSSTGNLEIAALKVPAARVLEARRGMEVQFIVP from the coding sequence ATGTCCAAGCGCCCGCTCATGACGCTCTTGACTGATTTCGGGACGATGGATCACTTCATCGCCGCCATGAAAGGTGTCATTCTCAATATCCACCGGGATGTGGACATTGTGGATATTTCCCATGACATTCCACCCCACGACGTTTTTGCGGCGGCGTTTGTGCTCAACAACGCCATGTCGTACTTCCCAAGATTTACGACCCACATAGCTATCGTTGACCCAACCGTTGGCTCGGCGCGCCGGCCGATTCTGGTCATGACGGATAACTACAACTTCATCGGACCGGACAACGGGATTTTTAGCTACATTTACCAGTCCGAGACGGTCAACCGCGTCATTCACATCACGGCCGACTACTATTTTCGCCAGCCCGTATGCCCCACCTTTCACGGACGCGACGTTTTCGCCCCCATCGCCGGCTATCTTGCCAAGGGCGTTGACCCCCAGAAAATGGGCGAACCGATTACGGATTACGTGCGCTTTGACGTTCCACGCCCGGATGTTTCCGATCCGAAACGGCTCCGGGGTGCCATCTTGCACATTGACCGGTTTGGCAACTGTTTCACGAACTTCACGAAAGAGCACATCCAATTGTCGGCACTGCGCGCTGGCGGCAAGTTCATCGTCATTCATCCGCAGGACCCGGCCAAGAGCCGTGAAGTCACGAAGGTCGTGACGCACTATGCCGAGGCCCAACCAAATGAGCTATTTGCGCTCTTTTCAAGCACGGGAAACCTGGAGATTGCCGCGCTCAAAGTTCCGGCCGCGCGGGTGCTCGAAGCGCGCCGCGGGATGGAAGTGCAGTTCATCGTGCCATAG
- a CDS encoding class I SAM-dependent methyltransferase, whose product MQRATTIFWKAFIKHPRQTGAIVPSSRRLAQAMLARTRLQTARLVIELGPGTGAFTASILNALPPDATLLAIERNPELVEFLCRQWPRAQIICDDAARLSHYLARYPHPPAAIFCGLPLSWLPSQERTNVLDAVASALPSGGTFTLFQYLHAAATPPGRRVRQELLARFQSVERYPIWWNLPPAYVVHCVR is encoded by the coding sequence ATGCAACGCGCGACAACGATCTTCTGGAAAGCTTTCATCAAGCACCCACGTCAGACAGGCGCAATTGTTCCAAGTTCGCGGCGGCTCGCCCAAGCGATGCTGGCGCGGACCCGCTTGCAAACCGCTCGCCTCGTTATCGAGTTGGGACCTGGAACCGGCGCGTTCACCGCGAGCATTCTCAATGCCCTGCCACCCGATGCCACACTTCTGGCCATTGAACGCAACCCAGAATTGGTTGAGTTTTTGTGTCGCCAGTGGCCGCGGGCGCAGATCATCTGCGATGACGCCGCCCGTCTTTCCCACTATCTTGCTCGCTATCCGCATCCACCAGCGGCGATTTTCTGCGGCTTGCCACTTTCGTGGCTGCCATCCCAGGAACGAACGAATGTGCTGGACGCGGTCGCCAGCGCGCTCCCATCAGGGGGAACGTTTACGCTTTTCCAGTATCTTCATGCCGCGGCAACCCCGCCCGGACGGCGCGTGCGTCAGGAACTGCTGGCGCGGTTCCAGTCTGTCGAGCGTTATCCAATCTGGTGGAACTTGCCACCGGCCTATGTTGTACACTGTGTCCGCTGA
- the gatB gene encoding Asp-tRNA(Asn)/Glu-tRNA(Gln) amidotransferase subunit GatB, translating to MTELAKLLEKYEPVIGLEIHAQLSTRTKIFCPCPTDFGAEPNANTCAVCLGLPGALPVLNQAVVEKAIFAAFALNLRINEVSVFSRKNYFYPDLPKGYQISQYDQPFSVSGFVEIPTSERDETGRPTGWQLKRFRIQRMHIEEDAGKSLHEGMPDSATTSYVNLNRSGVPLVEIVSEPDFRSSWEAYDYVQYLRRALLYVDACDGNMEEGSLRCDANVSIRRRGSPTLGTRTETKNLNSFRFIQRAIDYEIARQVRVLEEGGRIVQETRLWNEREGRTYTMRSKEEAHDYRYFPEPDLPPLVITAETIAALRAKTPELPEPRRRRFAESYGLSLEDSSLMTTTREIADFFEACVEASGNARAAFNWIANELLARVPAEKLSLSTSPVTPAALAELIALIADGTLSNKLAKDVFERMLATGKPAKAIVQELGGGQVSDVGQIEAIAHEVIAGNPKQTAEYRAGKTPLFAFFVGQVMKATKGKANPQVVNDVLKRLLDAT from the coding sequence ATGACTGAACTTGCCAAGCTGCTTGAAAAGTATGAGCCGGTCATCGGCCTTGAAATTCACGCCCAACTGAGCACGCGCACCAAAATCTTCTGCCCTTGTCCGACCGATTTCGGCGCCGAACCAAACGCGAACACCTGCGCCGTGTGCCTGGGGTTGCCGGGGGCGCTTCCGGTGCTCAACCAGGCCGTCGTCGAAAAGGCGATCTTCGCGGCTTTCGCGCTGAATCTGCGCATCAATGAAGTTTCAGTCTTTTCGCGGAAGAACTACTTCTACCCAGATTTGCCCAAGGGCTATCAGATTTCTCAGTACGATCAGCCCTTTTCGGTGTCAGGCTTTGTCGAAATTCCGACGAGTGAGCGGGATGAAACGGGGCGTCCCACCGGGTGGCAACTGAAGCGGTTTCGCATCCAACGCATGCATATCGAAGAAGACGCCGGCAAGAGCCTGCACGAAGGTATGCCCGACTCGGCCACCACGTCATACGTCAATCTCAACCGGAGTGGGGTTCCCTTGGTTGAAATCGTCAGTGAGCCGGACTTCCGCAGCAGTTGGGAGGCTTACGATTACGTGCAGTACCTGCGGCGGGCGCTCCTGTATGTGGATGCCTGCGACGGCAACATGGAAGAAGGCAGCCTGCGCTGCGATGCCAACGTTTCCATCCGGCGGCGTGGCAGCCCGACCCTTGGCACGCGCACGGAAACCAAGAATCTCAACTCGTTTCGATTCATTCAGCGGGCGATTGACTACGAGATCGCCCGGCAGGTTCGGGTGCTGGAGGAAGGCGGGCGGATCGTCCAGGAAACGCGCCTGTGGAACGAGCGGGAGGGGCGAACGTACACCATGCGCAGCAAGGAGGAGGCGCATGATTACCGGTACTTTCCAGAACCAGACTTGCCCCCACTGGTCATCACCGCGGAGACTATCGCCGCGCTCCGGGCAAAGACGCCGGAACTGCCTGAGCCGCGCCGCCGGCGCTTTGCCGAAAGCTATGGGTTGTCGCTCGAAGACTCGTCGCTGATGACAACCACCCGTGAGATCGCGGATTTCTTTGAAGCTTGCGTCGAAGCCAGCGGCAACGCCCGCGCCGCCTTCAACTGGATTGCCAACGAGCTGCTGGCGCGGGTGCCGGCCGAGAAACTTTCCCTGTCCACCTCGCCGGTCACGCCGGCGGCGCTGGCCGAACTCATTGCCCTCATCGCGGATGGCACGTTGAGCAACAAGCTGGCCAAGGACGTCTTCGAGCGCATGCTGGCGACCGGCAAACCGGCCAAAGCGATTGTTCAGGAGCTAGGCGGCGGTCAGGTTTCAGACGTGGGGCAGATTGAGGCGATTGCCCATGAGGTCATCGCGGGCAACCCCAAGCAAACGGCCGAGTACCGCGCCGGAAAGACCCCACTGTTTGCCTTCTTTGTCGGACAGGTCATGAAGGCGACCAAAGGCAAAGCCAATCCGCAGGTCGTCAATGACGTGCTCAAGCGTTTGCTCGATGCGACCTAG
- a CDS encoding NfeD family protein: MKTFFCACSRLVAHWRKTRQEKRDGTHAAAIGAAGHAVTPLNPRGFVSIAGELWAAQALGFVADGSPVTVVGTDRVWLVVGSCGRDQ, encoded by the coding sequence ATGAAGACATTTTTTTGCGCCTGTAGTCGCCTGGTGGCGCACTGGCGGAAGACGCGGCAGGAAAAGCGGGATGGAACCCATGCCGCAGCGATTGGCGCGGCCGGCCACGCCGTGACCCCGCTCAATCCGCGTGGTTTCGTCTCCATCGCCGGTGAACTCTGGGCAGCGCAAGCGCTAGGTTTCGTGGCGGACGGAAGCCCCGTGACGGTGGTTGGGACCGACCGCGTGTGGCTGGTGGTCGGTTCTTGTGGTCGTGACCAGTGA
- a CDS encoding 3-hydroxyanthranilate 3,4-dioxygenase has product MLTTINFRQWIEDHRHLLRPPVGNAQIWKDREFMVTVVGGPNQRKDYHIDPGEEFFYQLEGDMTLRLIEDGQFRDLPIREGEIFLLPPLVPHSPQRGPGTLGLVIERVRRADEQDRFEWYCDHCGNRLHEVALHVTDITTQLKPLFDAFWSDERARTCAACGHQLQP; this is encoded by the coding sequence ATGCTCACCACGATCAACTTTCGCCAGTGGATTGAAGACCACCGCCACCTGCTTCGCCCCCCAGTTGGGAATGCTCAGATTTGGAAAGACCGCGAGTTCATGGTAACGGTCGTGGGTGGGCCGAATCAGCGCAAGGACTACCACATTGACCCCGGCGAGGAGTTTTTCTATCAGCTCGAAGGCGACATGACGTTGCGCCTGATAGAAGACGGTCAGTTTCGGGACTTGCCCATCCGTGAAGGTGAAATCTTCTTGTTGCCGCCGTTGGTTCCACACTCGCCGCAGCGTGGTCCGGGGACGCTCGGACTGGTCATCGAACGGGTTCGGCGTGCTGATGAGCAGGATCGCTTCGAGTGGTACTGCGATCACTGCGGCAACCGGCTGCACGAGGTAGCACTCCATGTGACCGACATCACCACCCAGCTCAAGCCGCTGTTTGATGCCTTCTGGTCAGATGAGCGCGCCCGCACCTGCGCCGCCTGTGGACATCAACTACAGCCCTGA
- a CDS encoding response regulator: MKRVLAADDDIGIRAVIKSTLGREFEVVTVENGRLALEMLERDPHFACLLLDLDMPEMNGGETYRRLRQIPALADLPVIILTGNTSVQTEMEALQAGVVTYFRKPFSPSQLLSIVKATTRNRA, from the coding sequence ATGAAGCGTGTTCTCGCCGCCGACGACGACATTGGCATTCGTGCTGTCATCAAAAGCACCCTCGGACGTGAGTTTGAGGTCGTTACCGTTGAAAATGGTCGGCTCGCTCTGGAGATGCTCGAGCGTGATCCGCACTTTGCCTGCCTGTTGCTTGACCTCGACATGCCGGAGATGAATGGCGGCGAAACCTACCGCCGCCTGCGGCAAATCCCCGCGCTTGCCGATCTGCCGGTCATCATCCTCACCGGAAACACGAGCGTTCAAACCGAAATGGAGGCTTTGCAGGCCGGGGTCGTCACCTATTTCCGCAAGCCGTTTTCACCCTCTCAGTTACTTTCCATCGTCAAGGCCACGACGCGCAACCGCGCCTGA
- the hslO gene encoding Hsp33 family molecular chaperone HslO: MKHSTTSTPDRLLQAVAADDGVRVVAATTTHLVQEACRRHGSWKTATVALGRALTGAALLASSLKTSERVTVHIEGRGPVGAITAEANARGEVRGYVRHPQTDVPLRSDGKLDVGAAVGKGVLHVIREGGFEIGLMEAYRGSVPLISGEIAEDLTYYLSHSEQIPSAMSLGVYMEAGDGVVGAAGGFLVQVLPEADEATIAHLERTVAAAPPITELVRAGATPEDIIRQALGALDWRPLTERPLGFVCTCSLERTERLLVALGVDEMRGLLAEQGQAELTCHYCNAIYRLSGDDLRRLIEAETVDSPSSSAPNS; this comes from the coding sequence ATGAAGCACTCGACCACGTCAACGCCCGACCGTCTCTTGCAAGCCGTGGCGGCCGATGATGGGGTGCGCGTTGTCGCCGCGACAACCACCCACCTCGTCCAGGAAGCTTGTCGCCGCCATGGTTCGTGGAAAACTGCCACGGTTGCTTTGGGACGCGCCCTGACCGGGGCGGCACTCCTCGCCAGCTCGCTCAAAACCAGCGAGCGGGTGACGGTGCATATCGAGGGGCGCGGGCCGGTCGGCGCCATCACCGCCGAAGCCAACGCCCGCGGCGAGGTACGCGGTTACGTGCGACATCCTCAGACGGATGTGCCGCTGCGTTCGGACGGCAAGTTAGATGTCGGCGCCGCCGTCGGCAAAGGCGTGCTGCATGTGATCCGGGAAGGTGGTTTTGAGATTGGGTTGATGGAGGCGTACCGAGGTTCGGTGCCGCTGATTTCAGGCGAGATTGCCGAGGACTTGACTTATTACCTATCCCACTCAGAGCAAATCCCATCCGCGATGAGCCTGGGTGTGTACATGGAAGCTGGCGATGGTGTCGTCGGTGCGGCGGGCGGCTTTCTGGTTCAGGTGTTGCCGGAGGCGGATGAGGCAACCATTGCGCATCTCGAACGTACCGTGGCGGCTGCCCCGCCGATTACCGAACTGGTGCGCGCCGGCGCGACGCCGGAAGACATTATTCGTCAAGCGTTGGGAGCCCTGGATTGGCGGCCCCTCACTGAGCGTCCGCTTGGCTTCGTTTGCACGTGTTCGCTGGAGCGGACGGAACGGCTGCTCGTAGCCCTGGGCGTGGATGAGATGCGTGGCCTGCTGGCCGAGCAGGGCCAAGCTGAGCTGACCTGTCACTACTGCAACGCCATTTATCGGCTTTCCGGTGACGATTTGCGACGACTGATTGAGGCTGAAACGGTGGATAGTCCTTCGTCGTCGGCCCCAAATTCGTAA